One genomic segment of Helianthus annuus cultivar XRQ/B chromosome 14, HanXRQr2.0-SUNRISE, whole genome shotgun sequence includes these proteins:
- the LOC110909157 gene encoding cytochrome P450 CYP72A219 — translation MDAVTNTVAISCAIVVVLYAWKIINILWVRPKKLEKLLRNQGFKGNKYKFLFGDMKEFEMSFQQSKTKHIDLDDEDGVLPYIVPFNHQHLQKFGRSYFKWIGWNPRLTVMDPEIIKDVLVRKINDFQKLTFNPLFVKYIATGLVSHEGDQWAKHRKLINPGFHAEKLKNMAPAFHLSCSEMIGKWDKLISSNGSCELDVWPHLQALTSDVISRTTFGSSYEEGVRICELLREQSELVMETLKSLYIPGSKFLPTKRNMRMNAINNEVQSSIGSIIENRLKAMKAGEGNYDDLLGVLLESNKKAVEQHQNKSHGMTINEVIQECKAFHFAGQGTTSSLIVWTMILLSKHQEWQSRAREEVLNVFGDKNMVIDGLSHLKVVTMILYEVLRLYPPFVEINRQVVKETTMGGFSLPSGIEIALPIILLHYDEQLWGSDAKKFKPERFSEGISKATKNQVIYFPFSWGPRFCIGQNFALQEAKIALVLILQKFSFELSPSYVHAPNVVLTLEPQNGAPLILHKL, via the exons ATGGATGCAGTAACAAACACAGTGGCGATCTCATGTGCAATAGTAGTTGTACTATATGCGTGGAAGATTATAAACATCTTGTGGGTGAGACCAAAAAAGTTGGAGAAGTTACTGAGGAATCAAGGTTTCAAGGGAAACAAATACAAGTTTTTGTTTGGGGACATGAAAGAGTTCGAAATGTCGTTTCAACAATCCAAAACCAAACATATAGATCTAGATGATGAAGATGGGGTTCTACCATACATTGTGCCTTTCAACCATCAGCATCTGCAAAAATTTG GAAGAAGTTACTTCAAATGGATTGGATGGAACCCAAGATTGACTGTTATGGACCCAGAGATCATCAAAGATGTATTGGTCAGAAAGATAAATGACTTTCAAAAGCTCACGTTCAATCCACTGTTTGTTAAGTATATAGCAACGGGCTTGGTTTCCCATGAAGGGGATCAGTGGGCTAAGCATAGAAAACTAATTAATCCAGGTTTCCATGCGGAGAAGCTAAAG AATATGGCACCAGCTTTTCATTTAAGTTGTAGTGAAATGATTGGGAAGTGGGATAAACTAATTTCATCAAATGGGTCATGCGAGTTGGATGTTTGGCCTCATCTTCAAGCTTTAACAAGTGACGTCATATCAAGAACTACGTTCGGAAGTAGTTATGAAGAAGGAGTTCGGATATGTGAACTCCTAAGAGAGCAAAGTGAACTTGTAATGGAGACCTTAAAGTCACTTTACATCCCTGGATCTAA GTTTCTTCCAACAAAAAGGAACATGAGGATGAACGCAATAAATAATGAAGTACAAAGTTCAATAGGAAGCATCATTGAGAACAGGCTCAAGGCTATGAAGGCAGGAGAAGGTAACTATGATGATTTGCTAGGAGTATTGCTTGAATCTAATAAAAAAGCGGTAGAGCAACATCAAAACAAGAGTCATGGGATGACTATCAATGAAGTTATTCAAGAGTGTAAAGCTTTCCACTTTGCTGGACAAGGAACAACATCGAGCTTGATAGTATGGACGATGATTTTGTTGAGTAAACATCAAGAATGGCAGTCACGTGCTAGAGAAGAGGTTTTGAATGTTTTTGGAGACAAAAATATGGTTATTGATGGGCTAAGTCATCTAAAAGTT GTGACTATGATCCTTTATGAAGTTTTAAGGCTATATCCTCCATTTGTTGAAATAAACCGCCAAGTTGTCAAGGAAACCACAATGGGAGGATTTTCTCTACCATCAGGAATTGAGATTGCATTACCAATCATACTACTTCATTACGATGAGCAACTTTGGGGTAGTGATGCCAAAAAATTTAAGCCCGAAAGGTTTTCTGAAGGAATCTCTAAGGCAACCAAAAATCAAGTTATTTACTTTCCATTCAGTTGGGGACCTCGATTCTGCATTGGACAAAACTTTGCGTTGCAAGAAGCTAAAATTGCCTTGGTGTTGATCTTACAAAAGTTCTCTTTTGAACTTTCACCATCCTATGTTCATGCTCCTAATGTGGTTCTCACCCTTGAACCGCAAAATGGCGCACCTCTGATTTTACATAAACTCTAG